From Methanocella paludicola SANAE, a single genomic window includes:
- a CDS encoding pyridoxal-phosphate-dependent aminotransferase family protein, whose protein sequence is MANEPLLMIPGPVMLHPRVLQAMSKQMINHRDKAFSDMYDECRNALQYVLNTKNDTYVLTGSGSCAMEAAISNLVKGEKVVSIVNGKFGERFRDIAGRYGAVESLEFEWGNPIDLAKVEDALSKGAKAITMVHNETSAGVKNPAEEVGKLAKKYNALFVMDCITSAGGDLVEVDKWGIDIAVTGAQKCLGAPSGLSSVTVSKKAWDSMVKNPPYYMDLKKYKKSAEAERSETPYTPSVTLFYGMTEAMRMIKEETIEKRIARHRKGAEAIRSAAKALGLELYPVTDGKTVLSNTVTAIKLPAGVGDKDLRSPMKANDGVAIAGGQDRLKGKIFRIPSMNAFTEADLVRTFDSLEKTLISLKALDQGKKNAGVDAFRKVYNS, encoded by the coding sequence ATGGCGAACGAACCGTTATTGATGATCCCGGGGCCGGTTATGCTGCACCCCAGGGTATTGCAGGCAATGTCGAAGCAGATGATCAACCACAGGGATAAGGCATTTTCCGACATGTACGACGAGTGCAGGAACGCTCTCCAGTACGTCCTGAATACTAAGAATGATACTTACGTCCTCACCGGTTCGGGCTCTTGCGCCATGGAAGCCGCTATTTCGAACCTGGTCAAGGGCGAAAAAGTCGTATCGATCGTTAATGGTAAATTCGGCGAGCGTTTCAGGGACATAGCGGGCCGCTACGGCGCCGTCGAAAGCCTGGAGTTCGAGTGGGGTAACCCCATAGACCTGGCAAAAGTAGAGGACGCGCTCTCGAAGGGCGCAAAAGCCATCACGATGGTCCACAACGAGACCTCGGCCGGCGTTAAGAATCCCGCGGAAGAGGTCGGCAAGCTGGCGAAGAAGTACAACGCACTGTTCGTGATGGACTGCATCACCTCGGCAGGCGGAGACCTGGTCGAAGTGGATAAGTGGGGCATCGATATCGCCGTTACAGGAGCCCAGAAGTGCCTTGGAGCGCCGTCGGGCCTCTCGTCGGTCACGGTCAGCAAGAAAGCCTGGGACTCGATGGTCAAGAACCCGCCCTACTACATGGACCTTAAGAAGTACAAGAAGTCGGCGGAAGCGGAGAGGTCGGAGACCCCGTATACGCCGTCGGTCACTTTATTCTATGGCATGACGGAAGCCATGCGCATGATCAAGGAAGAGACGATCGAGAAGCGTATCGCGCGCCACAGGAAGGGCGCCGAGGCTATCAGGTCGGCCGCTAAGGCGCTGGGCCTTGAGCTATACCCGGTTACGGATGGAAAGACCGTATTATCCAACACCGTCACCGCTATCAAGTTACCCGCGGGAGTAGGCGACAAGGACCTGAGGAGCCCCATGAAGGCTAACGACGGCGTCGCGATCGCGGGAGGCCAGGACAGGCTCAAGGGCAAAATATTCCGCATCCCCTCGATGAACGCCTTCACCGAGGCCGACCTCGTGAGGACGTTCGACTCGCTTGAAAAGACGCTCATCAGCCTGAAAGCGCTCGA